Proteins encoded within one genomic window of Pygocentrus nattereri isolate fPygNat1 chromosome 11, fPygNat1.pri, whole genome shotgun sequence:
- the LOC119264423 gene encoding uncharacterized protein LOC119264423 produces MNSATPTALSSAFHFSHSPRQSDRGGGTVRHTTESFLHRRNPTQRLQPAIRQAAVILPVTTAIILQPRSQRDSSNAQNRQCFGPDIHQTYLCAGCQQDLAHPAPWLRGVLRSNRQDLRKAERRWRKLNKSCNPTTCPLDPIPSALFQSLSEDLLPFITFLINKSLASGEVPSTFKTARVLPILKKPMLNSSDVNNHRPNQLQDPNQSGFKPAHSTETALIAVTENLQSAIQIVICHPS; encoded by the exons ATGAACTCAGCAACTCCAACAGCCCTGTCCTCTGCCTTTCACTTCTCCCATTCTCCACGGCAGTCTGACAGGGGTGGTGGCACAG TTAGACACACTACTGAGTCTTTTCTCCATCGACGAAACCCCACACAACGACTTCAACCTGCCATCAGACAAGCAGCAGTCATCCTGCCTGTTACCACTGCTATCATCCTTCAACCTCGTTCTCAACGAGACTCCTCCAATGCACAGAACAGGCAATGCTTTGGACCTGATATTCACCAGACCTATCTCTGCGCTGGAT gccAGCAAGATCTTGCCCACCCTGCCCCCTGGCTGAGAGGTGTCCTGCGCAGCAACCGACAAGATCTAAGGAAGgctgagagaaggtggaggaaaCTGAACAAATCCTGTAACCCAAccacctgcccactggatccCATCCCATCGGCATTGTTTCAGTCTCTATCTGAGGACCTACTGCCCTTCATCACGTTTCTCATCAACAAATCCTTGGCATCAGGTGaagttccatcaactttcaagactgcaagagtactccccatcttgaagaaacccatgcttaacagctctgatgtcaacaaccACAGACCg aaccagctccaagaccccaaccagtctggcttcaaaccagcacactctACTGAAACTGCCCTCATCGCAGTGACCGAGAACCTCCAATCTGCAATCCAAATTGTCATCTGTcatccttcttga